In Vibrio celticus, one genomic interval encodes:
- the mnmE gene encoding tRNA uridine-5-carboxymethylaminomethyl(34) synthesis GTPase MnmE encodes MTTDTIVAQATAPGRGGVGIIRVSGPQAAQVALEVTGKVLKPRYAEYTPFKSHDGLELDQGIALYFPNPHSFTGEDVLELQGHGGPVVMDMLIKRILAIPGLRAARPGEFSERAFLNDKMDLTQAEAIADLIDASSEEAAKSALQSLQGEFSKRINTLVDSLIHLRIYVEAAIDFPEEEIDFLADGKVSTDLQAIIDNLEAVRQEANQGAIMREGMKVVIAGRPNAGKSSLLNALSGKDSAIVTDIAGTTRDVLREHIHIDGMPLHIIDTAGLREASDEVEKIGIERAWEEIAQADRVLFMVDGTTTDATDPKDIWPDFVDRLPNNIGMTVIRNKADQTGEDLGIFHVNDPTLIRLSAKTGQGVDALRNHLKDCMGFAGGNEGGFMARRRHLDALERASEHLDIGQQQLEGYMAGEILAEELRITQQHLNEITGEFSSDDLLGRIFTSFCIGK; translated from the coding sequence ATGACTACAGATACGATTGTTGCTCAAGCGACTGCACCCGGCCGTGGCGGCGTCGGTATTATTCGCGTTTCAGGCCCACAAGCAGCCCAAGTTGCGCTTGAAGTTACCGGCAAAGTACTGAAACCACGTTACGCTGAGTACACCCCTTTTAAATCTCACGATGGTTTAGAGCTAGACCAAGGTATCGCGCTTTACTTTCCTAACCCGCACTCGTTTACCGGTGAAGACGTATTAGAGCTACAAGGCCACGGTGGTCCTGTGGTAATGGATATGCTCATCAAGCGCATCCTCGCGATTCCAGGGCTACGCGCAGCACGCCCTGGTGAGTTCTCGGAGCGTGCCTTCTTGAACGACAAGATGGATTTAACCCAAGCAGAAGCAATTGCTGACCTCATTGATGCCAGTTCAGAAGAAGCGGCGAAATCAGCCCTGCAATCGCTGCAAGGTGAGTTCTCAAAACGCATTAATACGCTGGTGGACTCTCTGATTCACTTACGCATCTATGTTGAAGCCGCTATCGACTTCCCAGAAGAAGAGATTGATTTCCTTGCTGACGGTAAAGTAAGTACTGACTTACAAGCTATCATCGACAACCTCGAAGCGGTTCGCCAAGAAGCCAATCAAGGTGCCATCATGCGTGAAGGAATGAAAGTGGTGATTGCAGGCCGTCCTAATGCCGGTAAGTCGAGCTTACTGAATGCATTATCGGGTAAAGACTCCGCGATTGTGACTGATATTGCCGGTACAACCCGTGATGTACTTCGTGAACATATCCATATTGATGGTATGCCACTGCACATTATTGATACCGCAGGCCTGCGTGAAGCCTCGGATGAAGTCGAAAAAATCGGTATTGAACGCGCTTGGGAAGAAATAGCTCAAGCCGATCGCGTTTTATTTATGGTCGATGGCACCACTACCGATGCAACCGACCCGAAAGATATCTGGCCAGATTTCGTTGATCGTCTGCCGAATAACATCGGAATGACCGTGATTCGTAACAAAGCCGATCAAACCGGTGAAGATCTCGGGATTTTCCATGTTAATGATCCAACTCTGATTCGACTATCAGCAAAGACGGGACAAGGCGTTGATGCGCTGCGTAATCATTTAAAAGATTGCATGGGCTTTGCTGGTGGTAATGAAGGTGGTTTCATGGCACGTCGTCGCCACTTAGATGCTCTAGAACGCGCATCTGAACATCTAGATATTGGCCAGCAACAGCTCGAAGGCTATATGGCAGGGGAAATCTTGGCAGAAGAACTGCGTATAACGCAGCAACACCTTAACGAGATTACTGGTGAGTTCAGTTCAGATGACCTACTCGGCCGTATCTTCACCTCTTTCTGTATTGGTAAATAA
- the mnmG gene encoding tRNA uridine-5-carboxymethylaminomethyl(34) synthesis enzyme MnmG gives MLYHEKFDVIVVGGGHAGTEAALASARTGQSTLLLTHNIDTLGQMSCNPAIGGIGKGHLVKEVDAMGGLMAQAIDHAGIQFRTLNASKGPAVRATRAQADRALYKAFVRNVLENTPNLTLFQQSVDDLIVEQDQVVGVVTQMGLKFRASAVVLTVGTFLGGKIHIGMESSSGGRAGDPPSIALADRLRDLPFRVDRLKTGTPPRIDARSVDFSELEVQHGDNPTPVFSFMGSRAQQPRQIPCYITHTNENTHDVIRANLDRSPMYAGVIEGIGPRYCPSIEDKVMRFADKNSHQIFIEPEGLTTHELYPNGISTSLPFDVQVQIVRSMKGFENAHIVRPGYAIEYDFFDPRDLKLTYETKFIKGLFFAGQINGTTGYEEAAAQGLMAGLNASLFTQGKEGWSPRRDQAYMGVLIDDLSTMGTKEPYRMFTSRAEYRLLLREDNADIRLTEKSRELGLVDDARWARFNEKMENMEKERQRLKETWINPKSEDIDQLNQILKTPMSREASGEDLLRRPEMTYSQLTALDRFGPALEDQQASEQVEIQVKYDGYIQRQQDEIEKSLRHENTKLPADIDYSKVKGLSNEVVLKLTTAKPDSIGIASRISGITPAAISILLVYLKKHGLLKKGEEA, from the coding sequence ATGCTTTATCACGAAAAATTTGACGTCATCGTTGTTGGTGGTGGCCATGCAGGAACGGAAGCCGCACTCGCATCTGCACGTACTGGTCAAAGTACGTTATTACTTACTCATAATATCGATACGCTAGGACAAATGTCTTGTAACCCAGCCATTGGCGGGATCGGTAAGGGCCACTTGGTAAAAGAGGTCGATGCAATGGGTGGATTAATGGCGCAAGCTATTGATCATGCAGGTATTCAGTTCAGAACATTGAACGCATCAAAAGGCCCTGCAGTTCGTGCTACTCGAGCACAAGCTGACCGCGCACTGTACAAAGCCTTTGTTCGCAACGTTCTTGAAAACACGCCAAACCTGACTTTGTTCCAACAGTCGGTTGATGACTTGATCGTTGAACAGGATCAAGTGGTGGGTGTGGTAACGCAGATGGGCCTTAAGTTCCGCGCAAGCGCTGTGGTTCTGACTGTGGGCACATTCCTAGGCGGCAAGATCCATATTGGTATGGAAAGTTCTTCGGGCGGCCGTGCTGGTGATCCACCATCGATCGCACTGGCTGACCGTCTTCGTGATCTTCCATTTCGAGTTGATCGCCTGAAAACAGGTACTCCTCCTCGTATCGATGCGCGTAGCGTTGATTTTTCTGAGCTTGAGGTTCAGCACGGCGATAACCCGACGCCTGTTTTCTCGTTCATGGGCAGCCGAGCTCAACAACCTCGTCAGATTCCATGTTACATCACGCATACCAATGAAAATACGCATGACGTGATTCGCGCCAACCTTGATCGCAGCCCAATGTACGCGGGTGTGATTGAAGGCATTGGCCCTCGTTACTGTCCTTCGATTGAAGACAAAGTAATGCGTTTTGCTGACAAGAACAGTCACCAAATTTTTATTGAGCCTGAAGGTCTAACGACTCACGAACTATACCCGAATGGTATCTCTACCAGTCTGCCGTTTGATGTACAGGTTCAAATTGTTCGTTCGATGAAGGGCTTTGAAAATGCTCACATCGTTCGCCCTGGCTATGCGATTGAGTACGATTTTTTTGATCCTCGCGACCTTAAGCTGACTTACGAAACTAAGTTTATCAAAGGCCTATTCTTTGCGGGTCAAATCAACGGTACCACTGGCTATGAAGAAGCGGCTGCACAAGGCTTGATGGCCGGTCTGAATGCAAGTTTGTTTACTCAAGGCAAAGAAGGCTGGAGTCCGCGTCGTGACCAAGCTTACATGGGCGTGCTTATTGACGACCTGTCTACCATGGGTACCAAAGAACCTTACCGCATGTTTACATCTCGCGCGGAATACCGTTTGCTGCTTCGTGAAGACAACGCCGATATCCGCTTGACTGAAAAGTCGCGTGAACTTGGCCTTGTTGATGACGCTCGTTGGGCTCGTTTCAACGAGAAGATGGAAAACATGGAGAAGGAACGTCAACGTCTGAAAGAGACTTGGATTAATCCAAAATCTGAAGATATTGATCAACTGAACCAAATTCTGAAAACACCAATGTCTCGTGAAGCGAGTGGTGAAGATCTTCTTCGTCGCCCTGAAATGACTTATTCACAGCTAACCGCATTGGATCGTTTTGGTCCTGCACTGGAAGATCAACAAGCGTCTGAGCAAGTTGAGATCCAAGTGAAGTACGATGGTTACATTCAGCGTCAACAAGACGAAATTGAAAAATCACTGCGTCATGAAAACACCAAACTGCCTGCTGATATCGATTACAGCAAGGTAAAAGGACTTTCTAACGAAGTGGTTCTTAAACTAACGACAGCTAAGCCTGACTCAATTGGTATTGCTTCGCGAATTTCAGGTATCACACCTGCAGCAATCTCAATTCTGTTGGTTTACTTGAAAAAACACGGCCTGTTGAAAAAAGGTGAGGAAGCATAA
- the mioC gene encoding FMN-binding protein MioC, which translates to MIHIITGSTLGGAEYVGDHLNDLLEEQGHEITLHNQPEFDDIPQQGFWLLVTSTHGAGEFPDNIKPFIDALTQQSPDLSQVRFAVVALGDSSYDTFCLAGKSVHSQMKELGAQPISDCFTIDVLETPVPEDAAEAWFNDHSDQF; encoded by the coding sequence ATGATCCACATTATTACAGGCAGCACCTTAGGTGGTGCAGAGTACGTTGGCGATCACCTTAATGATCTTCTTGAAGAGCAAGGCCACGAGATCACCCTTCATAATCAGCCTGAATTCGATGATATTCCCCAACAAGGCTTTTGGTTGCTGGTAACTTCAACTCATGGTGCGGGTGAATTTCCAGATAATATTAAGCCGTTTATCGACGCATTGACCCAGCAATCTCCAGATTTAAGCCAGGTTCGCTTTGCTGTCGTGGCGCTTGGTGATTCGAGTTACGATACCTTCTGTTTGGCGGGAAAATCAGTCCACAGCCAGATGAAAGAGCTCGGTGCTCAGCCTATTTCTGACTGTTTTACCATCGATGTATTGGAAACTCCGGTACCAGAAGACGCAGCAGAAGCTTGGTTTAACGATCATAGCGACCAGTTTTAA